A DNA window from Desulfovibrio sp. contains the following coding sequences:
- a CDS encoding peptidylprolyl isomerase — protein MPIKKGDTVRAHYTGTLDDGTVFDSSREREPLEFVMGKGMLIPGFESAVDGHEAGETVTVTIAPDDAYGEADPELVFTVPRAQVPDHIPLNVGVPLQLSNEQGQMDVTITEVGSDEITLDANHPLAGKTLTFEIEIVSVN, from the coding sequence ATGCCTATTAAAAAAGGCGATACGGTGCGCGCACATTACACGGGTACCCTTGACGATGGCACGGTGTTCGACTCTTCGCGTGAGCGCGAACCCCTGGAATTCGTAATGGGCAAGGGTATGCTGATCCCGGGTTTTGAATCCGCCGTTGACGGCCACGAAGCGGGCGAAACCGTTACCGTGACCATTGCGCCTGATGATGCCTACGGCGAGGCTGATCCCGAACTGGTGTTCACCGTTCCCCGCGCCCAGGTGCCCGACCATATTCCCCTGAACGTGGGCGTGCCCTTGCAGCTCTCCAATGAGCAGGGCCAGATGGACGTGACCATCACCGAAGTTGGCTCGGACGAAATTACCCTTGACGCCAACCACCCCCTCGCTGGCAAGACGCTGACGTTTGAAATCGAAATCGTGAGCGTGAACTAA